The genome window AATGATTCTAAAACTAGTAAGTATACCACCAACTAAATGCGTGTTTGATTCATGAACTGGCGAAATATTGTTCACTATCATTGTGCTAAAATTGATATTGAttcaaaaaattagtaaaactgCAAAATTTGGCCAGCAGGATAGGGATCTCCAATTAACACAGTACTATAAAAAGATCCAAGCTTGTTAATTATGGTTTACAGGTAGATAACACACGCTAATTACCCAAAAAAACGTGGGACGGCAACGTGAGCTGCCGGCCAATTGTGAGTATGTATGGTTCCAGGAATTTTCTTAAGAAACTACACATACTTACTACTAGTATATAGTATTATACAGCTCAAAAAACAATCACTTGCCTTCAATGAAGACCTGGGAAAGTCAAACAAAAACGTCGTCttcactctctccctctccacAGTTTACGTAGAAGATATACTCAGTAGGTAGGTGCCGTAGAGGAGGGAGGACACTCTGGATATTCATTGTATATATCTACATCCATCCACTTTTTgttcatatataaatatatacgcCGGAGGTTTCCATAGATTTCCTCGTTCGTATCTACTGCCGTTTTGTCCTTCCGAACCTCAGACTGCTGCCTCTCTGGACTCCTCCTCCTTTGTAACACAGGTGTaatcatttcttctttttttggggggttAAAAGACAAGCGAGGAGTTTCGTATTGTGTCCGGCTGTTCTTCGTCGGTTGCTCATCTCATCTCCAAGCTTTCTAATTCCTCCGCATCATCATGGGAACTCAAGCTCCAACTGATCATCTCCACTACGACGACTCCAAAACAGTAAGTCACgccctctccctctctttctctctgtcAAACGCGCACAGGAACTCCCCAAATCCCCCCGTGCATATTTGGGATTTGACCGTCCCTGACGTACGTTAAAAAAAGTAGGTATTCTTTTTATTTCCTCGAACCTTTTTTTGGTTGATGGAAAATACTAGTACTACTACTACTGTTATTAGTGATGCATGGTAACACCCCTGTAAGAATTTTAAAAGCTTTTTTTGTTCTCGTCATGCATGATTAACTCAAGTAGCAGCAAAAATGGTCCCCGGACAGACGCCTATGGCGAAGTAAAGATGAGGAGGTAATCAAGGGACCTGGAGAAAATTGATTCTTGATATTATTATTACTGTTAAGCTTAGAAGAAGTTAGGTACCGCCAGTAATAATCTCATCTACGTGGTCATTAATTAGTTTGGAGTGCACCTGCGTGAaagaaatattttgaaaaatggatCGATGTAGTTCCTTCAAGACTTCATTCTATCGCAAGACAAGCTTTAATTACATCATGCATTCATATGATTGAATAGTAAGGAAGGGTCTCCATTTTGAATGATCGTAGTGAAATTTAACCAGCTGGCGTCCAGTAATAATATCCAAAGCAACTGTAATTAGTAATTAcccccatatatatatatatatatgtatgtattgaagaagaagaaggagaaggatAAGAAAATGTGGCGTGCCAAACTGGCCGCTGGACAGTGGGGTTCTCGTGACAATGACGATAACAATTACGGTCGTTGACTGGGTGAGTTTAGAGTTTAGGATCTCACCACATGGCATAGGCGTTTGGTTGGCTACAAGTCAAGTGCGGAACTTGGACCCATTGCTGGTGTGGTGTGTTTGACTTTTCAGAGTAGGATTACGTAGCTCTTTTAAACTATGaaagttgaaagttgaaaccAAAACCCCAACCCTTTTTCATATTTCAGCTTCGGGTTCTTCATGTCTCGGTTACACGATATTTTGATActtgaaaaaatgatgaaagtCAATATCTCCACAATTGGCGGCACCCATGGTTGTTTCTATGAATCTActtcttcttttatttatttatatatattttcaacATGCTGGTGCTAGCGgtattgtttggattgcatttttttaaaactttttataaaaaaaaacattgttGTGATTTGACATACATGGAAtaaaaagttgattgaaaaatgtatttacgAAAACGTAGTAATTTTTCAAAGACCAAACAAGGCCTAAGCAATGCCCTTCTTCCAAGGATTTCATTGCTTCTAAGGTCCAACTTCCCATGTCGGTAACTTTCTTCCTTGGATTTTCGTGATACTCCTACCAATGACAGTGGACCGCAGCATTCATAATTCATAAAGTAATACACATGAATTTCTACGTTTATTTCCCCTTTACAACTAGTCCTCACTTTCCATAATTAACTAGCGGTGTGTACGCGTATACTTTCGATaggtttatttttctttttcatctattttaaattataatttatttttcaataaaaaatatagttaatttataatttttttaaaaatgcacTTTTTCTAACTAGTCACAGTCTATTTAACAGAAGGATATCTTATGAAAGTATTgaactaaatttatttttttaataaaattaactaatttctttaaattatgtgaaaaaaaaatcaaattgatCAAAGTGGAACGgacggaggaggaggagagggagTACATTAAATAATGTATCAGTCCCAGTTAACAAGTGTCTTGCGTAGTTTAAACAAATTCATGAATAAGAGTTGCTTTCAGCTCCGTCGAAGCCTTACTGGGAACAACGGTATGCGGTTCCGTTCCCGTCGTAGTAAGTAGTAACTGAGCAGGACGTCGGGATGATTGGGAAGGTTGCGGTTGTGGGCTTTAGGCCTTCGTCGTTGCGTGCTTGGCATTCATTCACTTTTTTGGAATCATGTGTGGCTGGCTCAAAGCGTAAAACTTCCAAGAGTCTTGGAAACTTTTTTGTAAAAGTGGGAGTGGTGGATACTATAATCATTATTGTCGTCCAGCCCACAATGCATCGTCCTCTTGTCTCTGTCCACCGAACTGtggtgttttgttttgtttcgtGTCAACCTAACTATGGTTCTGTTTTGACGTCACCGTCAAAAGGTGTATATCAGTCTAGTTCTTCTTTTGGTAATTACACATCTATTAAGTTCTACCGTCGATTGTTAAGTTGCGACACTTTTTGGCCTCCGGTTACCAGCCCACACCAACCCCacccctccaaaaaaaaaaaaaaactgcgcTAGTAAATATGGAATTAGAGAGACATTCTACTTATGGCTAAATTTGCCCATCAAATTTATGGATAGGCTTTGTTTCTATTGGATTGCACTGAAGccagaattttttttagttaaaaATGATCTACTGTAACATGGCTCCACGCTTATTTTGAAACAATGCTGCaatatgatttgaaaaaaacatgatttttttttcaggtgTCTTTTTCCCCACATTTTCctcaaattttcttctttttcctttttgtttgacAATTCTGAATGAAATTCAATTTGAAATTTATGAACGAAAAATTATGCGGAAAACTACAGGTGGACAATCGAACGGCTGAAGAGAAGGCAATTGATGAATGGCTTCCTATTACGTCCTCAAGGAATGCAAAATGGTGGTACTCGGCCTTTCACAATGTCACTGCCATGGTGGGAGCTGGAGTGTTGAGCTTGCCTTATGCCATGTCCAAGCTTGGATGGTAGGGTTCCTTTTCTTCTGAGTATTTAATCTGGACTTTTGGGTAGTGTTCATCTTATATAACTCCTGTTACTTAGGATGTAGAATAGTCGTACTAGTAGAAATCTTGATCCTAATCTTGCTGGTGGACTGACAAGCTTTATGTACGatcatcaaaaaatttttaggGGGCCTGGAGTGACTGTAATGGTCTTATCTTGGATTATCACTCTGTACACCTTATGGCAAATGGTTGAAATGCACGAAATGGTTCCGGGGAAACGTTTCGACAGATATCACGAGCTAGGCCAGCATGCTTTTGGTGAGAAACTTGGTCTCTGGATTGTAGTACCCCAACAGCTAGTGGTTGAAGTGGGCGTGGACATTGTTTACATGGTTACTGGAGGGAAGTCATTGAAGAAGTTCCATGACTTGGTCTGCTCAAAGCCTTGCAAAGATATCAAGACTACCTACTTCATTATGATCTTCGCCTCTGTTCATTTTGTGCTCTCCCATCTTCCAAACTTCAATTCCATCTCCGGTGTGTCTTTGGCCGCAGCCGTCATGTCATTGAGGTATTCCCCCAGCGTCATCTCTGGTTTTTActgtttttattttgattcttaAGCGGTTGCAATGCTGACGTGACTGTGTTAATATGTAGTTACTCCACCATTGCTTGGGGTGCCTCCGTGAAAAAGGGTGTCCAACCAGATGTGGAATATGGCTACAAAGCTACGACTACAGCAGGAACACTTTTCAACTTCTTCGGTGCCCTGGGAGATGTAGCTTTTGCTTACGCCGGTCACAATGTTGTTTTAGAGATTCAAGCCACCATCCCTTCTAAACCTGGGAAGCCTTCCAAGGTGCCCATGTGGAGAGGAGTGGTTGTTGCCTACATAGTTGTGGCATTGTGCTATTTCCCGGTTGCTTTTATAGGGTACTGGATGTTCGGAAACAGTGTCGAGGATAACGTTCTCCTCTCATTGAATAAACCAACCTGGCTAATTGCGATGGCTAACATGTTTGTCGTGGTTCACGTAATCGGAAGCTATCAGGTAAGGAGGCTCTCCTCTCTGTTGATGTAGTTTTGAGCAGCTCATTTTTCACGAGGTTGTTTGGCTAGGACAGCACAACCGTGATATCTGTGGACTGTTTTGATTGCAGATTTATGCGATGCCGGTTTTCGACATGATTGAAACTGTGCTCGTCAAGAAATTAAGATTCAAGCCCAGTTGGACGTTGCGCTTTGTTTCGAGGAACATTTACGTGGGTAAGTGAtggcatttgattgttttagaCCTTCTCCTTGGATTGAAAGTTGCATTGAAGTTTGATAGGGATGTCTTGACTGCAGCTTTCACAAT of Coffea arabica cultivar ET-39 chromosome 5c, Coffea Arabica ET-39 HiFi, whole genome shotgun sequence contains these proteins:
- the LOC140007563 gene encoding lysine histidine transporter 1-like, which gives rise to MGTQAPTDHLHYDDSKTVDNRTAEEKAIDEWLPITSSRNAKWWYSAFHNVTAMVGAGVLSLPYAMSKLGWGPGVTVMVLSWIITLYTLWQMVEMHEMVPGKRFDRYHELGQHAFGEKLGLWIVVPQQLVVEVGVDIVYMVTGGKSLKKFHDLVCSKPCKDIKTTYFIMIFASVHFVLSHLPNFNSISGVSLAAAVMSLSYSTIAWGASVKKGVQPDVEYGYKATTTAGTLFNFFGALGDVAFAYAGHNVVLEIQATIPSKPGKPSKVPMWRGVVVAYIVVALCYFPVAFIGYWMFGNSVEDNVLLSLNKPTWLIAMANMFVVVHVIGSYQIYAMPVFDMIETVLVKKLRFKPSWTLRFVSRNIYVAFTMFVGLTFPFFGGLLGFFGGFAFAPTTYFLPCIMWLAVYKPRRYSLSWITNWICIILGVLLMVIAPIGGLRQIILEAKTYKFYS